One genomic window of Manihot esculenta cultivar AM560-2 chromosome 16, M.esculenta_v8, whole genome shotgun sequence includes the following:
- the LOC110603873 gene encoding cysteine-rich receptor-like protein kinase 10, producing the protein MSKDTALAKFLLIIPFLILFNPTAAAESLYTYCSNDTSNYTLNTPFEENLKLLLQALPSNTSLSGFYNTSIGETPNDKIYGQALCRGDVNAAVCESCIVKASQEILKNCKSKDAIIWRDLCQVRYSFQSFFSMQVYTGKYPDWDAQEKSISNPDQFNQILKYLLSNLSTEAAFNPSRRMFATGEVKFSAKQTIYGLVQCTRDISTGDCKICLDSASGDLDACCFGKQGGIILSRNCDMRFEMYTFYNASSSNLLPNPTSQGDKRKIWMYLLVACIPTMILAIIIGSCLIFLWRKKGREQDEERAHLALVQELTTTQKGELVSCEELPFMDLDTIITATDNFSDSNKLGQGGFGSVYKGILPDGKEIAAKRLSRKTWQGLEEFKNEIILISKLQHKNLVRLLGCGIKGDEKLLIYEFMPNRSLDMFIFNSEGQAQLDWKTRYNIICGIGRGLVYLHEDSRLKIIHRDLKPSNVLLDHEMVVKISDFGMARILSETQNAADTKRVIGTYGYMAPEYAMAGQFSVKSDVFSFGVIVLEIISGKRSSGFYFTEHAETLLAYAWHLWNEGKELEFVDPLLMETCSTEQVVKCIHVGLLCVQEDPSDRPTMSSVVVLLGDETIALPQPKQPAFSVGRIVPIDKSSTADPSLNLITISVLHPR; encoded by the exons ATGAGCAAAGATACAGCATTAGCTAAGTTTCTCTTGATCATACCGTTTCTAATTCTCTTTAACCCAACTGCAGCAGCCGAATCTCTCTACACTTACTGCAGCAATGATACAAGCAACTACACTCTCAACACCCCATTTGAAGAAAACCTCAAGCTTCTGCTTCAGGCTTTACCTTCCAACACTTCATTATCAGGATTCTACAATACCTCTATTGGTGAAACACCAAATGATAAAATCTATGGCCAAGCACTTTGTAGAGGTGACGTAAACGCTGCAGTTTGTGAGAGTTGCATAGTAAAGGCAAGCCAAGAAATCTTGAAAAACTGCAAGAGTAAAGATGCAATCATATGGCGTGATTTATGCCAAGTCCGATACTCATTTCAATCTTTTTTCTCCATGCAAGTTTATACTGGAAAATATCCAGACTGGGATGCTCAGGAGAAAAGTATATCGAATCCTGATCAGTTCAACCAGATTTTAAAGTACTTACTGAGTAACCTGTCAACTGAGGCTGCCTTCAATCCTTCCAGGAGGATGTTCGCAACAGGGGAAGTCAAGTTCTCCGCGAAACAAACAATATATGGACTTGTACAGTGCACTAGGGACATATCAACAGGAGATTGTAAGATTTGTTTGGATTCTGCTTCGGGGGATCTTGATGCCTGCTGTTTTGGCAAGCAAGGAGGAATCATTCTTAGCAGGAACTGTGACATGAGATTCGAGATGTACACCTTTTATAATGCGTCGTCAAGTAATTTATTACCAAACCCAACTTCACAAG GGGACAAAAGGAAGATTTGGATGTATTTACTTGTTGCTTGTATTCCGACAATGATTCTTGCAATTATTATTGGGTCTTGCCTTATCTTTTTGTGGAGAAAAAAGGGAAGAGAACAAG ACGAGGAGAGAGCGCATCTCGCTTTAGTACAGGAGTTGACAACGACCCAAAAAGGTGAATTGGTGAGTTGTGAAGAACTGCCTTTCATGGATTTGGACACTATAATAACAGCTACAGACAACTTCTCTGATTCGAACAAACTTGGACAGGGTGGGTTCGGTAGTGTCTACAAG GGAATTTTACCAGATGGGAAGGAAATAGCAGCTAAAAGGCTATCAAGGAAGACATGGCAAGGCCTGGAGGAATTCAAGAACGAAATCATACTAATTTCAAAACTTCAACACAAAAATCTTGTCAGGCTCTTGGGATGTGGCATCAAGGGAGACGAGAAACTTCTCATATACGAGTTCATGCCCAATAGAAGCCTTGACATGTTTATATTTA ACTCGGAAGGACAAGCACAGCTCGACTGGAAAACACGTTACAACATAATCTGTGGAATTGGCAGAGGACTTGTATATCTTCACGAGGATTCCAGGCTCAAAATCATTCACAGGGATTTAAAGCCTAGCAATGTACTGTTGGATCATGAAATGGTTGTCAAGATTTCAGATTTCGGCATGGCAAGGATTTTGAGCGAAACCCAGAACGCAGCCGACACTAAAAGAGTTATAGGAACATA TGGTTACATGGCTCCAGAGTATGCAATGGCAGGACAGTTCTCAGTGAAATCTGATGTTTTCAGTTTTGGTGTTATAGTTCTGGAGATCATAAGTGGGAAAAGGAGTAGTGGCTTTTACTTTACAGAACATGCAGAGACACTCTTAGCTTAT GCATGGCATTTATGGAATGAAGGAAAAGAACTGGAATTTGTAGATCCACTGTTGATGGAGACATGCTCAACAGAACAAGTTGTGAAGTGCATACATGTTGGGTTATTATGTGTGCAAGAAGATCCATCAGACAGACCCACCATGTCATCTGTTGTTGTCCTATTGGGAGATGAAACAATTGCCCTTCCTCAGCCCAAACAACCTGCATTTTCTGTTGGAAGAATAGTTCCAATTGATAAATCTTCCACAGCTGATCCATCTCTGAATCTTATTACAATCTCTGTTCTCCATCCCAGGTGA
- the LOC110603951 gene encoding uncharacterized protein LOC110603951: protein MVEMGSFILYLVFMFLFPLSFEIIAADPTYVSRSCPNTTTFTSNTTYRSNLNLLLTTLSNSTTKNGFYNTTAGENPDTVYGLFLCRGDLSSQLCQECVTFATQDIVQRCPEKKAAMIWYDECFLRYSDRSIFSLVERNPMLAIYNTQNTTQQDLFNKLVAETVNNAIAKAANARSGAKKFGTEVANFTSFHTLYSLVQCTPDLSEADCNRCLRQVIGYLPDCCSGKKGAQVLTPSCSIRYDLYPFYNLMETEIAASPPSPPFLSPPPPSLTGPKDRSNNPSAIIIAIVAPIAVSVLLFILGCCFLSRRARKKKKSRIEEGNDGNEIMTEESLKYDLANIEAATNLFSEDNKLGAGGFGEVYKGTLPNGQEVAVKRLSRNSRQGMEEFKNEVVLVAKLQHRNLVRLLGFCLDEEEKILIYEFVPNKSLDYFLYGREKQAQLDWSQRFKIIEGIARGILYLHEESRFKVVHRDLKASNILLDKNMNPKISDFGQARIFGVDQTDQAKTNRIVGTYGYMSPEYAMLGQFSTKSDVYSFGVLILEMITGKKNSSFPGDLLTYIWKQWRDGMAEEVLDPTVRDYYSRNEVTRCIHIGLLCVQKDPAERPTMAKIVLMLSSHSVTQPLPQQPGVLADGRSKQPTLRRKLQLDQPTSVLTPLSDDEASIIEVYHDRQHELEKEMEKYKNVFRGWLFFHFRVCDSLQNMWSNFIQMNPFKLSISLSLLLSLAVTAKAQPKYIHHFCSNTTIFSTNSTYQANLYVLFSFLSTNASRPLGFHYTSAGQNPDDVYGSFLCRGDYSPDVCQDCVSFATQVDLARRCPVEEEAMIWYDQCFVRYSNSSFFSTMEQEPMIYNRNVNNVTDVGLLRYLLNTTMSVAAAEAASIPSEAKKFAVKEVDFEESQKLYYLVQCTPDLSGSDCNSCLQIAISLLLEYCDRSKGGRMWCPSCGVRYEMYIFFNTTVLGAPPFSPVDVLPPATRRTTEIGTSPPEMIYTGKRGISTVTIVAIVAAIFVSVVLSVLRFCLARKKCNGIEDDKEEGGEEISSLQFDLSTLTVATKDFSDDNKLGEGGFGQVYKGTLPDGQEIAVKRLSRSSVQGAGEFKNEVLILAKLQHRNLVKLMGYCLEAHEKILVYEFVPNKSLDYFLFDPEKRGQLDWRRRYKIIEGIATGCLYLHEDSRPRVIHRDLKASNILLDKDMNPKISDFGMARIFGVDQSHADTSRIAGTLGYMPPEYAMHGLFSVKSDAYSFGVLVLEIISGKKINSFIQTDSGTDGLVGYAWKHWRNGTPMEVLDPNLVDSYSRNEVLTCIQIGLLCVQKDPAERPTMKTVVLMLKSYSATLPVPQEPAFFIHGASRWRFTLNGLESDQSASKTVSCSVDEASITEVHPR from the exons ATGGTAGAAATGGGTTCTTTCATATTATATCTCGTCTTCATGTTTCTCTTCCCTCTTAGCTTCGAGATCATAGCAGCAGATCCTACTTATGTTTCTCGTTCCTGTCCTAACACGACAACTttcacttcaaacaccacataCCGTTCCAATCTCAATCTCCTACTCACAACTCTCTCCAACTCCACTACCAAAAATGGATTCTACAACACCACCGCCGGCGAGAACCCAGACACAGTTTATGGCCTTTTTCTTTGCCGAGGGGACTTGAGTTCTCAACTCTGCCAAGAATGCGTCACCTTTGCTACCCAAGACATCGTTCAGCGATGTCCTGAAAAAAAAGCAGCCATGATTTGGTACGATGAATGCTTTCTACGTTACTCCGATCGGTCCATCTTCTCCTTAGTCGAGCGAAATCCGATGTTAGCAATATATAACACGCAGAATACAACCCAACAAGATCTTTTCAATAAGCTAGTAGCGGAAACCGTGAATAATGCCATTGCTAAAGCAGCGAATGCTCGATCAGGTGCTAAAAAGTTTGGGACAGAAGTTGCTAATTTCACGAGCTTTCATACACTTTACAGCCTCGTACAATGCACACCAGACCTGTCTGAAGCTGACTGCAATAGATGTTTAAGGCAAGTCATTGGATATCTACCTGATTGTTGCAGTGGAAAGAAGGGAGCACAGGTTCTAACTCCTAGCTGTAGCATTAGATATGATTTATACCCGTTTTATAACTTGATGGAGACGGAGATAGCAGCTTCGCCTCCTTCACCTCCGTTTCTTTCTCCGCCACCACCTTCTCTAACAGGACCTAAAG ATAGGAGCAATAACCCATCGGCAATAATCATCGCTATTGTTGCTCCAATTGCTGTTTCAGTTTTACTTTTCATACTAGGTTGCTGTTTCCTAAGCCGAAGggcaagaaagaagaagaaatctAGAATAGAAGAAGGAAATG ATGGAAATGAAATTATGACTGAAGAATCCTTGAAATATGACTTGGCTAACATAGAAGCTGCCACTAATTTGTTCAGTGAGGATAACAAGTTAGGTGCAGGTGGATTTGGTGAGGTTTACAAG GGTACACTTCCGAATGGACAAGAAGTAGCTGTGAAGCGGTTATCAAGAAACTCTAGACAAGGAATGGAAGAATTTAAGAATGAGGTTGTATTGGTAGCCAAGCTTCAACATAGAAACCTAGTCAGGCTATTGGGATTTTGCttggatgaagaagaaaagatacTCATCTATGAATTTGTTCCCAACAAGAGCCTCGACTACTTCCTATATG GCAGAGAAAAACAAGCACAACTAGATTGGTCACAACGCTTCAAAATCATAGAAGGGATTGCTCGAGGGATTCTTTATCTTCATGAAGAATCTAGATTTAAAGTCGTTCATCGAGATTTAAAAGctagtaatattttattagataaaaatatGAATCCAAAAATATCAGATTTTGGGCAGGCGAGGATTTTTGGAGTTGATCAAACTGATCAAGCAAAGACAAACAGAATCGTTGGGACATA TGGATATATGTCTCCAGAATATGCAATGCTCGGACAATTCTCGACGAAGTCCGATGTATATAGTTTCGGTGTCTTAATTCTTGAGATGATAACCGGAAAGAAGAATAGTTCATTTCCAGGAGACCTCTTGACCTAT ATTTGGAAACAATGGAGAGATGGGATGGCAGAGGAAGTGTTGGATCCAACGGTGAGAGATTATTATTCAAGAAATGAAGTAACTAGATGTATCCATATTGGCTTACTATGTGTCCAAAAAGATCCAGCTGAGAGACCGACAATGGCGAAAATTGTTCTTATGCTTAGCAGTCACTCTGTTACTCAACCATTGCCTCAACAGCCAGGAGTCCTCGCTGATGGCAGAAGCAAGCAGCCAACATTGAGAAGAAAATTGCAATTAGATCAACCTACGAGTGTTTTGACACCCTTGTCTGACGACGAAGCATCAATTATAGAAGTGTATCATGATAGGCAGCATGAACTAGAAAAAGAAATGGAAAAATACAAAAATGTATTTCGTGGTTGGTTGTTTTTTCACTTTAGAGTATGTGATTCACTTCAAAATATGTGGtcaaattttata CAAATGAATCCTTTTAAATTATCCATAAGCTTGTCCTTGTTGCTTAGCCTTGCCGTTACTGCAAAAGCACAGCCCAAGTATATTCACCATTTTTGCTCAAACACAACCATTTTCTCTACAAACAGCACCTACCAAGCCAATTTATATGtcctcttctcttttctttccaCCAACGCATCCCGCCCACTTGGGTTTCACTACACATCCGCCGGCCAGAATCCTGACGATGTTTATGGCTCATTTCTCTGTCGCGGCGATTATAGCCCTGATGTTTGCCAAGATTGTGTCTCTTTCGCTACCCAGGTGGACCTAGCCCGACGTTGCCCTGTTGAGGAAGAGGCCATGATATGGTACGATCAGTGCTTTGTGCGTTACTCAAACAGCTCATTCTTCTCCACTATGGAGCAAGAACCTATGATATATAATCGGAATGTGAATAACGTCACTGACGTAGGTCTTCTTCGATATCTATTGAATACCACCATGAGCGTTGCAGCTGCTGAGGCCGCTAGTATTCCATCAGAAGCCAAGAAGTTTGCTGTTAAAGAAGTAGATTTTGAGGAGTCTCAGAAGCTGTACTACCTTGTGCAATGCACACCGGATCTATCTGGGTCTGATTGTAACTCGTGTCTTCAGATAGCTATCTCACTATTGTTGGAGTATTGTGATCGAAGCAAAGGAGGAAGAATGTGGTGTCCGAGTTGCGGTGTTCGTTATGAAATgtacatattttttaatactacTGTACTAGGAGCGCCACCATTTTCGCCGGTGGATGTTCTTCCTCCAGCTACTCGGCGAACTACTGAGATAGGAACCAGCCCACCAG AAATGATTTACACAGGAAAAAGAGGCATCTCAACTGTTACAATCGTAGCCATTGTTGCTGCAATTTTTGTCTCTGTTGTGCTTTCTGTCTTGAGATTCTGTTTGGCAAGAAAGAAATGCAACGGTATAGAGGACGATAAAGAGGAAG GTGGAGAAGAGATTTCTTCCTTGCAATTTGATCTGAGTACATTAACAGTTGCTACAAAGGACTTCTCTGATGATAACAAGTTAGGAGAAGGCGGATTTGGTCAGGTTTACAAG GGCACGCTTCCTGATGGGCAAGAAATAGCAGTGAAGAGACTATCAAGAAGCTCAGTGCAAGGTGCAGGAGAATTTAAAAATGAGGTTCTAATATTAGCCAAGCTTCAACATAGAAATCTTGTGAAGCTGATGGGATATTGTCTGGAAGCACATGAAAAAATTCTTGTCTATGAATTTGTTCCCAACAAAAGCCTTGACTACTTTCTTTTCG ATCCTGAAAAGCGAGGACAATTGGATTGGAGAAGACGTTACAAAATAATAGAAGGAATTGCTACGGGGTGTCTTTATCTTCATGAGGATTCTCGACCTAGAGTTATACATCGTGACCTGAAAGCTAGCAATATTTTGTTAGATAAAGATATGAATCCAAAAATATCAGATTTTGGTATGGCTAGAATTTTTGGAGTTGATCAAAGTCATGCAGATACAAGTAGAATTGCTGGGACACT TGGATATATGCCTCCCGAATATGCAATGCACGGACTGTTTTCCGTCAAGTCTGACGCATACAGCTTTGGCGTCTTAGTTCTTGAAATTATAAGTGGAAAGAAGATtaattctttcattcaaacagaTAGCGGTACTGATGGCCTTGTGGGCTAC GCCTGGAAACACTGGAGAAATGGGACACCTATGGAAGTGTTGGATCCAAATTTGGTTGATTCATATTCAAGAAATGAAGTGTTGACATGCATCCAAATAGGGTTGTTATGTGTTCAGAAAGATCCAGCTGAGAGACCCACCATGAAAACAGTAGTTCTCATGCTCAAGAGCTATTCTGCTACTCTTCCAGTGCCTCAAGAACCTGCATTTTTTATCCACGGCGCATCAAGGTGGCGCTTCACCCTGAATGGGTTGGAGTCCGATCAGTCTGCTAGCAAGACAGTGTCGTGTTCTGTTGATGAAGCATCAATTACTGAAGTACATCCTCGATAA
- the LOC110603871 gene encoding cysteine-rich receptor-like protein kinase 15, giving the protein MDKDALAALLFFIILLLIQSKLSTAADPIYTDCPNGPSTKNYSLNTPFENNLRVILQNLTSRTPLTGFYNTSMGNNPDRVHGQALCRGDTDAKTCQSCIDTAARRLLETCKSVNAIIWYESCQVRYSIQSFFSMQVYTGKYVEWETQGKNISNPDHFNKILTYLMRNITSEAAYNSSKRMFATGEVKFSQEKIIHGLVQCTRDIKEADCHSCLNQALGDLRGCCYASQGGIIVSRNCNVRFELYSFYNSSGNLLKYPTSKGDKWKPWVIALVVSIPTLVLTVLIVSCIVYQNLKGGQEEDEKKSQLALLQELASPKGISMTQACELMSSEELPFLDLSIIRAAANNFANANKLGQGGFGTVYKGVLPDGKEIAVKRLSKKSWQGFEEFKNEVILIAKLQHRNLVRLVGCGIEEEEKVLIYEFMPNKSLDFIIFDSERRKQLDWKTCFNIIGGIARGLLYLHEDSRLKIIHRDLKPSNVLLDHEMAAKISDFGMARIFDENQNTEKTRRVAGTYGYMSPEYAMEGLFSVKSDVFSFGVILLEILSGKKNSGFYHTELAPTLLAYAWQLWSGGKGQEFIDPMLLETSPTEEVVRCLHIGLLCIQEDPEDRPTMSFVLVLLGFKSVDPPEPKPPAFSLGRIVQVDKPLIADPSMDQINSVIFPR; this is encoded by the exons ATGGACAAAGATGCACTTGCAGCTCTGCTTTTTTTCATCATACTACTTTTGATTCAATCTAAACTCAGCACTGCTGCAGATCCTATCTACACAGATTGTCCAAATGGCCCATCAACAAAAAACTATTCTCTCAACACCCCATTTGAAAACAACCTCAGGGTGATTCTTCAGAACTTGACTTCCAGAACTCCATTAACGGGTTTCTACAACACTTCTATGGGAAATAATCCTGACAGAGTCCATGGCCAGGCACTTTGCAGAGGAGATACCGACGCCAAAACTTGCCAATCTTGCATCGACACCGCTGCCCGACGACTTCTGGAGACTTGCAAGAGCGTAAATGCAATTATCTGGTATGAATCTTGCCAAGTCCGATACTCTATCCAATCGTTTTTCTCCATGCAAGTTTACACTGGAAAGTACGTCGAATGGGAAACTCAAGGGAAAAATATATCCAACCCAGATcattttaataagattttgaCGTATCTAATGAGAAATATCACAAGTGAGGCTGCGTATAATTCATCAAAGAGAATGTTTGCAACTGGGGAAGTGAAATTTTCTCAGGAAAAAATAATTCATGGTCTTGTACAGTGTACTAGAGACATTAAAGAAGCTGATTGCCATAGTTGTTTGAATCAAGCTCTTGGTGATCTTCGTGGGTGTTGCTATGCGAGTCAAGGTGGAATCATTGTCAGTAGAAATTGCAACGTGAGATTTGAGCTGTATAGCTTTTACAATTCTTCtggaaatttattgaaatatccCACTTCAAAAG GGGATAAATGGAAACCGTGGGTGATTGCTCTTGTTGTGAGTATACCGACACTTGTACTCACAGTTCTCATTGTCTCTTGCATTGTGTATCAGAATCTTAAAGGAGGACAAGAagaag ATGAGAAAAAAAGCCAGCTTGCATTATTACAGGAACTGGCAAGTCCTAAAGGGATCTCCATGACACAAGCATGTGAGTTGATGAGTTCTGAAGAACTACCTTTCTTGGATCTATCAATTATAAGGGCAGCTGCAAACAACTTTGCAAATGCAAATAAACTTGGGCAAGGTGGGTTTGGCACTGTCTACAAG GGTGTGTTGCCTGATGGGAAGGAAATAGCTGTTAAAAGGTTGTCAAAGAAATCATGGCAAGGGTTTGAGGAGTTTAAGAATGAAGTCATATTAATTGCAAAACTTCAACACAGAAACCTTGTCAGGCTAGTTGGATGTGGCATTGAAGAAGAGGAGAAAGTGCTCATTTATGAGTTCATGCCCAACAAGAGTCTTGATTTCATTATTTTTG ATTCTGAAAGACGCAAACAACTTGATTGGAAGACATGTTTCAACATTATTGGAGGAATTGCAAGAGGACTTCTTTATCTCCATGAAGATTCCAGGCTTAAAATCATTCACAGGGACCTGAAGCCTAGCAATGTATTATTGGACCATGAAATGGCTGCCAAGATTTCAGATTTTGGCATGGCGAGAATCTTTGACGAAAACCAGAATACAGAAAAGACCAGAAGAGTTGCAGGAACATA TGGATACATGTCTCCAGAGTATGCAATGGAGGGACTATTCTCTGTAAAATCTGATGTTTTCAGTTTCGGAGTTATATTGCTAGAGATTTTAAGTGGAAAGAAGAACAGTGGCTTTTACCATACAGAGCTTGCCCCAACACTCTTAGCCTAC GCATGGCAGCTATGGAGTGGAGGAAAAGGACAGGAATTTATAGATCCTATGTTGTTGGAAACAAGTCCGACAGAAGAAGTTGTAAGATGCTTACATATTGGACTTTTATGCATACAAGAAGATCCAGAAGACAGACCCACCATGTCATTTGTACTTGTACTGTTGGGATTTAAATCAGTTGATCCTCCTGAGCCAAAACCACCAGCATTTTCTTTAGGTAGAATCGTTCAAGTTGATAAGCCTCTGATAGCTGATCCTTCAATGGATCAGATAAATTCTGTTATCTTCCCAAGATGA